A genomic segment from Acidimicrobiales bacterium encodes:
- a CDS encoding metallophosphoesterase, which translates to MTETIEGYDVIGDVHGHADKLVALLERMGYEARAGVWTHPDRQAIFVGDLIDRGPKQVETVAIARSMVDAGTAQIVLGNHEFNAIAWATRDPEEPTAYLRRHNKKNYRQHQSYLRQVGEWSDLHHEHLRWFRELPLWLDLGELRVVHACWDPKAMADIAGIVGPANSLTDELVLEASREGSAAHHAIEHLLKGPEIAIPEPFVDKDGHERNEARLRWWLADAATSLRRAAVIPEHSKTLDGRDYPPLPETPIDPPPPVEPYADDVPVFYGHYWEGGTPAITSDRTACVDYSVAKGGPLVAYQWQRGSVLIDERFVATAA; encoded by the coding sequence ATGACCGAGACGATCGAGGGCTACGACGTGATCGGCGACGTACACGGCCATGCCGACAAGCTCGTCGCCCTCCTCGAGAGGATGGGCTACGAGGCACGCGCCGGCGTGTGGACGCATCCGGACCGCCAGGCGATCTTCGTCGGCGACCTCATTGACCGAGGTCCGAAACAGGTCGAGACCGTCGCCATCGCGCGATCGATGGTCGACGCCGGCACGGCGCAGATCGTCCTCGGCAACCACGAGTTCAATGCCATCGCTTGGGCGACTCGTGACCCAGAGGAGCCCACCGCGTATCTGCGTCGCCACAACAAGAAGAACTACAGACAGCACCAGAGCTATCTCCGTCAAGTCGGTGAGTGGAGCGACCTCCACCACGAGCATCTGCGCTGGTTCAGGGAGCTTCCGCTGTGGCTCGACCTCGGCGAGCTTCGGGTCGTCCACGCCTGCTGGGACCCGAAGGCGATGGCCGACATCGCCGGAATCGTCGGCCCCGCCAACTCCCTCACCGATGAACTCGTCCTCGAGGCATCCCGCGAGGGCAGCGCTGCGCATCACGCGATCGAACACCTGCTCAAGGGTCCGGAGATCGCGATCCCAGAGCCGTTCGTCGACAAGGACGGTCACGAACGCAACGAGGCCAGACTCAGGTGGTGGCTCGCCGACGCGGCAACGAGCCTGCGCCGTGCGGCGGTCATCCCCGAACACTCGAAGACCCTCGACGGCCGCGACTACCCGCCGTTGCCTGAGACCCCGATCGACCCGCCGCCCCCGGTCGAACCGTACGCCGACGACGTCCCAGTGTTCTACGGCCACTACTGGGAGGGCGGTACGCCGGCCATCACCAGCGACCGCACTGCCTGCGTCGACTACAGCGTCGCCAAAGGCGGGCCGCTCGTCGCCTACCAGTGGCAGCGCGGATCCGTCCTAATCGACGAGCGTTTCGTCGCAACTGCTGCCTGA